One Sphaerisporangium krabiense DNA segment encodes these proteins:
- a CDS encoding CaiB/BaiF CoA transferase family protein — translation MNRPLDGFTVVAVEQAVAAPLATRNLADLGARVIKVERVDGGDFARAYDHTVHGTGAHFVWLNRGKESIAVDLKTPEGRDVVRRLVAKADVFLQNLAPGAAERLGLGDLTAERPELVAVNLSGFGAGGPMEQRKAYDMLIQAEAGVIAITGTPESPAKTGIPTADIAAGMYCSQAVLAALLRRCRTGAGATIEVSMLEATVEWMGYALYTRMYAGTQPARMGLSHSAIAPYDAFPTRDGQVLIGVQNDAGWRALVTAVLDAPELTEDPRFATNVARVRNRAECDAAVAARTSRWSTSELDARLAAAGVPAAQLKEIDQVIDHPQLRARDRWRQVGTEHARINALLPPVTFADVEAHMGDVPALGQHTRALLDEVGVDADDLISRGIAAQAT, via the coding sequence ATGAACCGCCCGCTCGACGGGTTCACCGTCGTCGCCGTCGAGCAGGCCGTCGCCGCTCCACTGGCCACGCGCAACCTCGCCGACCTCGGCGCGCGCGTCATCAAGGTCGAGCGTGTGGACGGCGGCGACTTCGCCCGGGCCTATGACCACACCGTGCACGGGACCGGGGCGCACTTCGTCTGGCTCAACCGTGGCAAGGAGTCGATCGCCGTCGACCTGAAGACACCCGAGGGACGCGACGTCGTCCGCCGGCTCGTCGCCAAGGCCGACGTGTTCCTGCAGAACCTCGCTCCGGGCGCCGCCGAACGTCTCGGCCTCGGAGATCTCACCGCCGAGCGGCCCGAACTCGTCGCGGTCAACCTGTCCGGATTCGGCGCGGGCGGCCCGATGGAACAGCGCAAGGCCTACGACATGTTGATCCAGGCCGAGGCCGGCGTCATCGCGATCACCGGCACCCCGGAATCGCCGGCGAAGACGGGCATCCCCACCGCCGACATCGCTGCGGGCATGTACTGTTCCCAGGCCGTGCTGGCAGCGCTGCTGCGCCGTTGCCGCACCGGTGCGGGCGCGACCATCGAGGTCTCGATGCTCGAGGCCACCGTCGAGTGGATGGGGTATGCCCTCTACACCCGGATGTACGCCGGGACGCAGCCTGCGCGGATGGGCTTGAGTCACAGTGCGATCGCCCCGTACGACGCTTTCCCGACCCGCGACGGGCAGGTGCTGATCGGAGTCCAGAACGACGCCGGGTGGCGCGCCCTCGTCACCGCCGTCCTCGACGCCCCCGAACTCACCGAGGACCCGCGTTTCGCCACCAACGTCGCGCGGGTGCGCAATCGCGCCGAGTGCGACGCCGCGGTCGCGGCCCGCACCTCTCGCTGGTCCACCTCCGAGCTCGACGCCCGGCTGGCGGCGGCCGGCGTTCCGGCCGCCCAGCTCAAGGAGATCGACCAGGTCATCGACCACCCCCAGCTACGTGCCCGCGACCGCTGGCGGCAGGTCGGCACCGAGCACGCCCGGATCAACGCCCTTCTGCCGCCCGTGACGTTCGCCGATGTCGAGGCCCATATGGGCGACGTCCCCGCGCTCGGTCAGCACACCCGCGCTCTTCTCGACGAGGTCGGCGTCGACGCGGACGACCTGATCTCCCGCGGGATCGCGG